From the Brachyspira intermedia PWS/A genome, the window ATTACACAAAAATTATTATATGCAGAAAGTAAAAAGATCACTATAATAGGAACATTATTAGGAGTAATAGGTATTATCATATCTTCTATAGTATCAGGATTCTATATAGGTAAATCTATAAAACCTATCAAAAATATAGTTGATGAAGCACATGAAATGGCTAATGGAAATTTTGTTTTTCAGTCTAAATTTACTAACAGACATGATGAAATAGGAGAGTTATCACAATCATTTGATATGATGCGAAATAGATTTGTAGAGGTAATTTCTGAAGTACTTAATGCTTCTAAAGAAATAGCAAGTGCTGCTTCTGAACTTCATAAAGGAAGTGAAGATTTAGCTAGCAGAACAGAATATCAGGCATCTAGTTTGGAAGAAACAGCTTCATCTATGGAAGAGATGGCTTCTACAATAAAATCATCAGCTCAAAATTCCGTAGATGGTAATGAGGTAATGATGGCTTCAAGAAATGCGGTAGTAGAAGGCGGCAGTGTTATAGCCAATACTACTAAAATGATAGAAGATGTTTATGATGCTAGTGCTAAAATAAAAAATATAACTAAGGTAATAGAAGATATTGCTTTTCAGACAAATATACTTGCTTTAAATGCTTCAGTAGAGGCAGCAAGGGCAGGAGATCAAGGAAGAGGTTTTGCGGTAGTAGCAAGTGAAGTAAGAAACTTAGCACAGAACTCACAAACATCAGCTAAAGATATAACAGTATTAATAGAAGACATTTATGAAAAGATAAATAAATCAGCAGAAATGGCAAGACATTCACAAGAAATATTCAGTGATATAGAATTGAAGATAGAAGAGACTTCTAAGATAATGAGTGATATAAGTCATACAGCAGTAGAACAGGAAGCAGGAGTTGATCAAGTTAATAGTGCTGTATCTAAAATGGATAGTATCACACAGCAGAATGCTTCTTTAGTAGAGCAGTCTACAGCAGCGTCTAAGGCTTTATTAGATCAAGCTAATCATTTGGAAGAGCTTATGTCTTTCTTTAAAGTTCAGTAATATTTATTGTATATGATTTTTAAGCCTATAGATAATTTTCTATAGGCTTTTTTATATTTGCATTCTTTTATAAAAAAATATATATTGTTTAATAAATAAATTAAAGTAATAGTAAAATGAAATATAGATTAATACTTTTGATAATTTTATTTATATCTTGTACAAATAGGAATAATGTATCTAGTGAAAATACATTAAAGAGAGATGAGATAGAACCTAATAATTCTTTAGAATATTCTCAATATATAGACTGTAATACTGTAATCAGTGGAAATATTGATGATTATAATGATGTTGATTTTTATCAGATAAATCCTACTAATGGTTTTGTGATGGATTTTTCTATGTCAGTTTATAATCTTGATGCTAATATATCAATGAATATTATTTCTACTAATAATGATACAATATTTAGCATTAATTCTGAAGATATTTCTAATTATAAGGGATTTATAGAGTTAAAAGATATTCTTCTAAATGATGATGCTTATTATTTTAAATTAAATGCAGATAAAGAATGCAAATATAATTTAAAGTTTATATTTAATGATGATTATATTCCTGCAAATGAAGCAGAGCCTAATAATACCATTTATGAGGCTGACACTATTCATTATCCTAATGAAATGGTTTATGGATATTTTATAAAAAATTATTTCAACATAGATGAATATATGAAACCATATATAAAGAAATCAGGATTAATAGATGTAGATTTTTACCAAATAAAAAATGATACAGATATAAATACTTCTATAAATATTAAATTAGAATATTCAAAAGATATAGATATTATTTTATTTGATGAAAATTATAATTATTTAAAACAAGGTATTAATCAATTAAATACATCTTTCGAGCCTAATAAAAAATATTATATAGCATTAGTATGTTATGGGGATAAATATATTGCGGAGAGATACATATTACATTATGAATTTAATTAATATTCTTTAATTGATAAATACTATTGACAAAGTAATATTTTTAATATAAAATGATTCTTACTACAAAAAGTAAGAGTAATTTTGGATATTTTCTATGAATAATTCTTTTTTATATAAAAAGCTAAAAGAAACCTTCTGTTCTTGGGAGTGTTGAATTATTATATTTTTTACAATATATAATAATTTTTTAATATTTAGCCTCCCTAAATAAGGGGGCTTTTTTATATTTTAACAATTATTTTTCAAGAAATGATTCAAGATTATAAAGGTGTATATATTAATTAGGAGTAACTTATGGAACATTATGGTCTGTTGGGTATTATACCGCCTCTTTTAGCCATTATACTTGCTTTAGTAACCAAAGAAGTTATTATTTCGCTTACGCTTGGTATACTATCTGGAACTTTAATAATAGCTCATGGTAATGTATTTACTGCTATTACAATATTTACTGATAAGGTAGCAGATATGAGTGGGGACGCTTGGAATATAAGAATACTTTTATTCTGTGCTTTGCTTGGTGCTTTTGTTAGTATGCTTTCAAAAACTGGTGCTACTAAGGCTTTCGGTTTATGGGCTAGTAAATATTTAAAAACTAAAAAAAGTATACTTATATTTACTTGGTTTTTCGGACTTATCATATTTATAGACGATTATTTTAATAGTTTATCTGTTGGTACTGTTATGCGTCCTGTTTCAGATCAGAATAAAATTTCAAGAGCTAAACTTGCATACATATTAGACTCTACTGCAGCTCCTGTATGTATACTTGCTCCTATATCAACTTGGGTAGTAACAGTTATGAGTTATATAAGAGATTCTGAAGGTTTTGAATCTTTGAATATAAGTGAATTTGTTTTCTTTATAAAGATGATACCTTATTCTGTTTATCCGCTTCTTGCCTTGGCTTTTGTAGTTCTTATTTCTTTAGTATTTAAAGATTTCGGTCCTATGAAAAGAAGTGAAGACAATGCTCAAAATGGAAAACTTTTTGATGAGGAATTATATGGAGCTTGTCCTGGTAATATGGAAACTTCTTCAAACAATCAGGCTAAATGGTATGATATGGTTATAGCTATACTTGTACTTATAATAGTTTGTATAGTGATGTTCCCTGTTACTACATATATGGGATTAGTTGGAAGCGATGGAATAGAAACTTTCTCTCAAGCTATGTCAAGCATATCATTGAATCAAGCATTTTTAGATACTGATGCTTCTAAAGCTTTATTCTATGGTGCTGTTATTTCTCTTATGATAATGTACATCTACTATGTAGCTAGAAGATTATTGAGTGTACGTTCTGCCGGAAACTCTATTATGGAAGGTGTTAAATCTATGGTTCCTGCATTAGTAGTTTTAGCATTAGCCTGGTCTATAGGAAGCGTTATAAAATCATCTCCTGCAGACGGCGGACTTGGACTTGCTGCTTTCTTATCTGAAGCTGTAAAAGGCGGCGGTTTCCCACTTTGGATACTTCCTGCTATAGGTTATTTACTTGGTTGTGTTATAGCTTTTTCTACTGGTACAAGCTGGGGTACTTTTGCTATACTTATTCCTATAGTTATACCTATTGCTAATGGACTTGCTGCTGCTAATGGTTATACTGATAATGCTCTTCTTAATGTTCTTCTTATAAATGTTGGTTCTGTTGTTTCAGGTGCTGTATTCGGCGACCATTGTTCTCCTATATCTGACACTACAATACTTTCATCTACTGGAAGTAACTGTCCTCTATTAGAACATGTTGCAACACAGATTCCTTATGCAGGTTTGGTTGCTATATCTGCTTTCATTGGTGTAATAGTTGGAGGAGTTACTTTAAATCCTATAGCTGCATTATTAACAGGTTTTATAGTAATGTGCGTACTTGCTTTACTTGCTCCTAAGTTTTATGATAAAATTTCAAGTTTTAAGAAAAGTTAATTAAATAAAAAGATAATTAAAAAATAATCCTTTAATATTATTCATTTAATATTAAAGGATTTTTTATTTTTTAATTTTATATAAATTCTATAAATTTAATATACGCTTGGGTGGGTGTTACCATTTCTAATGTGATAAAAAAGAAATTTTGTATTTTTATTACTTATTAATTCAAAAAGGAAAAAGGGCGGGGTATGTAATTAATTTTTTAAAACAAAAATTAATTAGAATTCCCACCCTTTAGATTTATCACTTTTATATGTATTTACAATCTCATCATATTTAATACTTTAATCAGAAATTATAGCTGCCCACCCAAGTATTTTTTTAATTTAAAAAATCACTAAACGCACGTTTAATGACGCTAAATATATAACTATATTATTAATATAAATTAAACTATATTTATAATTCTGCTTACCGTGCGTTAAATAGATACTAAATTTAAATAAATCTTGGGCGGGTGCTTCAATTTCTAATCAAGTTAAAAAAAATAATTAAATCAAAATTTCAAATTGTAGCAATAAATATAAAGGGTGGGCGAATGTAAGTAAAATTTAAAAAATAAATTATTTATTTTTCATTAAATCTAAATGCAATCAAATAAAAAACTATTTCTTATGGCCTTCACAATGTTCTTCTTTATGTTTGATATTATCTCTATATACAGGCTGAAACTCTTCCCTTAAAAGTTTTCTGTTCAAATCTTTGCCTATAAATACTACTTCAAGCTTATCATTTTCATCTGCTCCTGTAACAGCATATCTTTCTCCTACAACATCATATCTAAAATAGTTACTACCGCATTTTATAAAACCTTTAGACCTTGCTATGAATCCAAATCGTCCGTGAATAATATCTTCAAGTAAAGTCATAAATTTATTTTCACTTTCTACACAGCAGGCTTTCATACTTATAGAGTCGGGCATTTCTTCATTTTTTGGTTTTTCCAATTCTTTTATAGCGTATTTATCATCTAAAAAAGAATTTAAAATGTTTTCCCACCATTTTTTATCTTTATTAGAATAATGTTCTTCAAGTATTTCTATATTATCTAATGGCAAATTGTTTTTTATAATCAATGACTTTATTTTTTTTATAAGATCTTCTTTTTCATATTCTTCTTTTGATTCCATTTTAGATATTATTATCTTTGAGCCATTTAAAATTTGATCAGTATAAATATCATCATAGGAATTAATAAAAGAGTCGAATGTATTTCCGTCTATTATAGTTATAGGTTTCAAAAGTACTATTCTTTCATATTCAATTTGTTTTATATTGTTGATAATATTGCTTAATTTAGCAGCTCCTGTAGGTTCCACTATTAAGTATTCAGGATCAAGAGAATTAGCTATTGTGAGTATAGAAGAAGCAAAATCTTGTTTCATAGTGCAGCATACACATCCTTCTGTAAGTTCCCAGATATTCATGCCTTCATCTTTCAATATATTGGAATCTATATCAACATCTCCATATTCATTTTCCATTACAACAAAATCTCTTTTGGTTTTATTAGCCATTTCTTTTATGAGTGTAGTTTTTCCAGCACCTAAAAATCCTGAAACAATCAATATTTTCATATATTACATTTCTCCATTAATCCTGTTATATAATCATTATATAATGCTTTGTATATAAAAGCTAGTAATAATAAATAGAGTACTAATATATAGATTTTTTATATGACGGTATTTTATTACAAAATAAATTATAATAATAAAATTTTATTTTAAATAAGATGTATAGTTTTTTACTTTTAAAATCATATACTG encodes:
- a CDS encoding GTP-binding protein, with the translated sequence MKILIVSGFLGAGKTTLIKEMANKTKRDFVVMENEYGDVDIDSNILKDEGMNIWELTEGCVCCTMKQDFASSILTIANSLDPEYLIVEPTGAAKLSNIINNIKQIEYERIVLLKPITIIDGNTFDSFINSYDDIYTDQILNGSKIIISKMESKEEYEKEDLIKKIKSLIIKNNLPLDNIEILEEHYSNKDKKWWENILNSFLDDKYAIKELEKPKNEEMPDSISMKACCVESENKFMTLLEDIIHGRFGFIARSKGFIKCGSNYFRYDVVGERYAVTGADENDKLEVVFIGKDLNRKLLREEFQPVYRDNIKHKEEHCEGHKK
- a CDS encoding methyl-accepting chemotaxis protein, with the protein product MKRFNSITLKIPLIVNIVIVVLSFTIIFASIQIASRAINNATYSGFETSVNGYSTLLDTILEDQLLIMDAYSRIPTIIEYMETRSEYIKDRAIQTMINLFDNNDYIVTLDLIDLDGKVIEAYNGDEKNAGLDMAAAYPQLWKEYVDSGYDHATSDDIYKSDINKGFVLPIVHSIYNLDNKLIGSFVAFVDWSRIINNTLEDTRNELSAEKTIFVVNEADLQCVYHNIDATIGTKANESLMPPAGKSSGIFTYTFNDVSRTAFFKRMQTQPWFMMAGITQKLLYAESKKITIIGTLLGVIGIIISSIVSGFYIGKSIKPIKNIVDEAHEMANGNFVFQSKFTNRHDEIGELSQSFDMMRNRFVEVISEVLNASKEIASAASELHKGSEDLASRTEYQASSLEETASSMEEMASTIKSSAQNSVDGNEVMMASRNAVVEGGSVIANTTKMIEDVYDASAKIKNITKVIEDIAFQTNILALNASVEAARAGDQGRGFAVVASEVRNLAQNSQTSAKDITVLIEDIYEKINKSAEMARHSQEIFSDIELKIEETSKIMSDISHTAVEQEAGVDQVNSAVSKMDSITQQNASLVEQSTAASKALLDQANHLEELMSFFKVQ
- a CDS encoding Na+/H+ antiporter NhaC family protein, whose product is MEHYGLLGIIPPLLAIILALVTKEVIISLTLGILSGTLIIAHGNVFTAITIFTDKVADMSGDAWNIRILLFCALLGAFVSMLSKTGATKAFGLWASKYLKTKKSILIFTWFFGLIIFIDDYFNSLSVGTVMRPVSDQNKISRAKLAYILDSTAAPVCILAPISTWVVTVMSYIRDSEGFESLNISEFVFFIKMIPYSVYPLLALAFVVLISLVFKDFGPMKRSEDNAQNGKLFDEELYGACPGNMETSSNNQAKWYDMVIAILVLIIVCIVMFPVTTYMGLVGSDGIETFSQAMSSISLNQAFLDTDASKALFYGAVISLMIMYIYYVARRLLSVRSAGNSIMEGVKSMVPALVVLALAWSIGSVIKSSPADGGLGLAAFLSEAVKGGGFPLWILPAIGYLLGCVIAFSTGTSWGTFAILIPIVIPIANGLAAANGYTDNALLNVLLINVGSVVSGAVFGDHCSPISDTTILSSTGSNCPLLEHVATQIPYAGLVAISAFIGVIVGGVTLNPIAALLTGFIVMCVLALLAPKFYDKISSFKKS